A region from the Rosa rugosa chromosome 6, drRosRugo1.1, whole genome shotgun sequence genome encodes:
- the LOC133718775 gene encoding cathecol O-methyltransferase 1-like, whose protein sequence is MQSQNTAHTVYESNAKTHGIVEAAVVDVEIHSRWICSSPQPHHSLSLSLSLSLSLMPFFCFSLLQHLFFRMSIDISKPVMTSTKEEEESFSSAMQLVTSTVLSMSMQSAVELGVFDIIAKAGAGVGLSSTKIAAQLGTQNSEAPMMLDRILRLLASHSVLNCTVVNANDDDHSDGPNFHQRVYSLAPVSKYFVKSDEDGVSLGALMALIQDKVFLDSWFQLKGAVVEGGIPFNRVHGTHAFEYPGLDPRFNQVFNTAMFNHTTIVIKKILDLYKGFEHLKQLVDVGGGLGVTLSLITSKYPHIKGINFDLPHVIKDAPSYTGVEHVGGDMFASVPSGDAIFMKWILHDWSDEHCLKLLKNCYNAIPDNGKVIVVEALLPVVPETSTAVKSTSQLDVLMMTQNPGGKERSEEEFIALATAAGFRGIRYECFVCNFWVMEFFK, encoded by the exons ATGCAGTCCCAAAACACAGCCCACACTGTCTACGAGAGCAACGCCAAAACTCATGGGATTGTGGAAGCCGCTGTTGTAGACGTCGAAATCCATTCTCGCTGGATCTGCTCTTCGCCTCAACctcatcattctctctctctctctctctctctctctctctctctcatgccaTTCTTTTGCTTCAGCCTCCTTCAACACCTCTTCTTCAG AATGAGCATTGACATTTCTAAGCCAGTAATGACGtccacaaaagaagaagaagaaagcttcAGCTCTGCAATGCAGCTGGTGACTTCTACTGTGCTGTCTATGTCCATGCAATCAGCAGTTGAGCTTGGAGTTTTCGACATCATAGCCAAAGCTGGTGCGGGTGTGGGTCTCTCCTCAACCAAGATTGCAGCTCAGCTAGGCACCCAGAACTCCGAGGCGCCCATGATGTTGGATCGAATCCTCAGGCTACTGGCAAGTCACTCTGTGCTCAATTGCACTGTGGTTAATGCTAATGATGATGATCATAGTGATGGGCCTAATTTTCATCAGAGGGTTTATAGTCTTGCTCCTGTGTCCAAGTACTTCGTGAAAAGTGATGAAGATGGTGTTTCTTTAGGCGCCCTGATGGCATTGATTCAAGACAAGGTCTTCTTGGACAGCTG GTTCCAGTTGAAAGGTGCTGTTGTAGAAGGAGGAATCCCATTTAACAGGGTCCATGGCACACATGCCTTTGAGTATCCAGGTTTGGATCCCAGGTTTAACCAAGTGTTCAACACAGCAATGTTCAACCACACCACTATTGTTATCAAGAAAATTCTTGATCTCTACAAGGGTTTTGAGCACCTTAAGCAACTTGTTGATGTTGGGGGTGGCCTTGGAGTGACTCTTAGCCTAATCACTTCTAAATACCCTCACATTAAGGGCATCAACTTTGACTTGCCTCATGTCATCAAAGATGCCCCTTCTTACACTG GAGTGGAACATGTTGGAGGAGACATGTTTGCAAGTGTTCCAAGTGGGGATGCCATTTTTATGAAG TGGATACTTCATGACTGGAGTGATGAACACTGCTTGAAGCTCCTGAAAAACTGTTACAACGCTATACCAGACAATGGAAAAGTAATTGTTGTGGAAGCACTTCTTCCAGTTGTGCCAGAGACTAGCACTGCTGTGAAGAGCACCTCCCAACTTGATGTGCTTATGATGACACAGAACCCAGGAGGAAAAGAGCGAAGCGAAGAAGAATTCATAGCCTTGGCAACTGCTGCTGGGTTTCGCGGCATCAGATATGAATGTTTTGTCTGTAATTTTTGGGTTATGGAGTTCTTTAAGTAG
- the LOC133717695 gene encoding caffeic acid 3-O-methyltransferase-like yields the protein MASTKEEESFCYAMQLVTSTALSMSTQLAVELGVFDIIAKAGAGAGLSSSQIAAQIGTENPDAPMMLDRILTLLASHSVLNCTVVNANDDDHSDGPIFQRVYSLASVSKYFVKSDEDGVSLGAMMALIQDKVFLDSWFQLKGAVVEGGIPFNRVHGTHAFEYPGLDPRFNQVLNTAMFNHTTIVIKKILDLYKGFEHLKQLVDAGGGLGVTLSLITSRYPHIKGINFDLPHVIKDAPSYTGMIMTFKYCTVIDS from the exons ATGGCGtccacaaaagaagaagaaagcttcTGCTATGCAATGCAGCTGGTGACTTCTACTGCGCTGTCCATGTCCACGCAATTAGCAGTTGAGCTTGGAGTTTTCGACATCATAGCCAAAGCTGGTGCGGGTGCGGGTCTCTCCTCATCGCAGATAGCAGCTCAGATAGGCACCGAGAACCCCGATGCGCCCATGATGTTGGATCGGATCCTCACGCTACTGGCAAGTCACTCTGTGCTCAATTGCACTGTGGTTAATGCTAATGATGATGATCATAGTGATGGGCCTATTTTTCAGAGGGTTTATAGTCTTGCTTCTGTATCCAAGTACTTTGTGAAGAGTGATGAAGATGGTGTTTCTTTAGGCGCCATGATGGCATTGATTCAAGACAAGGTCTTCTTGGACAGCTG GTTCCAGTTGAAAGGTGCTGTTGTGGAAGGAGGAATCCCATTTAACAGGGTCCATGGCACGCATGCCTTTGAGTATCCAGGTTTGGACCCCAGGTTTAACCAAGTGTTGAACACAGCAATGTTCAACCACACCACTATTGTTATCAAGAAAATTCTTGATCTGTACAAGGGTTTTGAGCACCTTAAGCAACTTGTTGATGCTGGGGGTGGCCTTGGAGTGACTCTTAGCCTAATCACTTCTAGATACCCTCATATTAAGGGCATTAACTTTGACTTGCCTCATGTCATCAAAGATGCCCCTTCTTACACTGGTATGATCATGACTTTTAAGTATTGTACTGtaattgatagctaa
- the LOC133713472 gene encoding protein DMR6-LIKE OXYGENASE 2-like produces the protein MAPPNSALISDLVSGATHVPSQFVRPEHDRPNLDQVIQSSDMSIPLIDLQDFDGSRRSEIIKQIGLACQDYGFFQVKNHGINEAVIDNLLAVAKEFFHLPESERMKVYSEDPYKTIRLSTSFNVRVEEVSCWRDYLRLHCHPLEDYIHEWPANPPSFREDVAEYCKKVRGLAVRLLQGISESLGLERDYINKALAKHGQHMAINYYPPCPQPELTYGLPGHADPNVVTLLLQDDVGGLQVLKGGKWVAVKPITHTFIVNLGDQMQVLSNDRYKSILHRAVVNSDKERISIPTFYCPSYDAVIKPAPKLVDDDHPALYRSFTYGEFYGNFWDKGIDKKSGTSLGMFKTN, from the exons ATGGCACCTCCAAATTCAGCACTCATATCCGACCTTGTATCTGGTGCAACCCATGTTCCTTCTCAATTCGTCCGACCCGAACATGATCGTCCCAATCTTGACCAGGTCATTCAGTCCTCTGATATGTCCATTCCTCTCATCGACCTCCAAGATTTCGACGGCTCACGGCGCTCAGAAATCATTAAGCAGATCGGCCTTGCCTGCCAAGACTACGGCTTTTTTCAG GTTAAAAACCATGGAATTAACGAGGCAGTGATCGATAACTTGTTGGCTGTGGCAAAGGAGTTTTTCCATTTGCCAGAGAGTGAAAGGATGAAGGTTTACTCTGAAGACCCTTATAAGACCATAAGACTGTCAACTAGCTTCAATGTCAGAGTTGAGGAAGTATCCTGCTGGAGAGATTACCTAAGACTCCACTGCCATCCTCTAGAGGATTACATTCATGAGTGGCCAGCCAACCCTCCCTCTTTCAG GGAAGATGTGGCAGAGTATTGCAAGAAAGTCAGAGGCCTTGCAGTGAGACTCCTTCAAGGCATATCTGAAAGCCTGGGACTGGAACGAGACTACATCAACAAGGCCCTAGCAAAGCATGGGCAGCACATGGCGATCAATTACTATCCACCATGCCCTCAGCCAGAGCTGACCTACGGCTTACCCGGGCATGCTGACCCGAACGTCGTCACCCTCCTCCTCCAGGACGACGTGGGAGGCTTGCAGGTTCTCAAGGGCGGGAAATGGGTTGCTGTCAAGCCCATTACTCACACCTTCATCGTCAACCTCGGCGACCAAATGCAG gttttgaGCAATGATCGCTATAAGAGTATACTCCACCGCGCGGTGGTGAATAGCGACAAGGAAAGGATCTCCATCCCAACATTCTACTGCCCATCATACGATGCTGTGATCAAACCTGCCCCGAAACTGGTTGATGATGATCATCCGGCCCTCTACCGGAGCTTCACTTACGGTGAATTCTACGGGAATTTCTGGGACAAGGGCATTGATAAAAAATCTGGAACCAGTTTGGGCATGTTTAAAACAAACTAG